The sequence ACGATCGGGTCGTCAGCGGTTCGGATCGACTCGTCAGCGGCGATCGGTACCGGAACTCGACGGCGGACCTCGGCGAGTTCAGCGAGCGTCGCGCACGGTTGTTCGGCGTACTGCAAGCCGCCGGCGACCACGTCCAGCTCGACCAGCCCAGTGACGGCTTGCTCCACCGTCCAGGCCGCATTGGCGTCGATTCGGATGTGGGCCTCGGCCGCGCCCGCGCGGCGCAACGCCGAACGCACGGCCGCAACCCTGGCCAGATCGTCGTCGAGGGTCTGGCCAGCCTGCGCCACCTTTACTTTGACAGTGGTGCAGCCGTCGCGTTCATAGGCTCGGGTCGTCAACTCCGTCGCGGCTTGCACACCCACGGCGGGAACGATCGCGTTAGTAGGCACCGCATCGCGAACTGGTGCTGGCCACCGGCCGAAGGCCGCCTCGATCGCTGCGGCGAGCCACCGGGCGCACGTCGGATCGTCGTACTCGAGGAACGGCGCGAACTCACCCCAGCCGCTCGTCCCGCTGATCAGCAGACCCTCGCGGGTCGTCACGCCGCGGAAGGTTGTGTTCAGTGGCAACTGAAACGGGGTCGCGTGGGCCAGAATCGTCGCGAGCGCCTGGTCAGTGGCCACGAGCTAGGGGCGCTTGGGGAACTGACCGAAGTTGGGTGCGCGCTTCTCCTTGTAGGCGTCGCGGCCTTCTTGCGCTTCCTCGGTCATGTAGAACAGCAGCGTCGCGTCGCCAGCGAGTTGCTGCACCCCGGCAAGTCCGTCGTCGGCCGCGTTGTGGGAGGCC is a genomic window of Candidatus Nanopelagicales bacterium containing:
- a CDS encoding O-succinylbenzoate synthase produces the protein MATDQALATILAHATPFQLPLNTTFRGVTTREGLLISGTSGWGEFAPFLEYDDPTCARWLAAAIEAAFGRWPAPVRDAVPTNAIVPAVGVQAATELTTRAYERDGCTTVKVKVAQAGQTLDDDLARVAAVRSALRRAGAAEAHIRIDANAAWTVEQAVTGLVELDVVAGGLQYAEQPCATLAELAEVRRRVPVPIAADESIRTADDPIV